The DNA window AGACATGCACAGGACACTGCATGGAAAGGGCCCCTGTGTGCAGCAGGCTTCTCTTGACGCAGTCACTGCACCTCACACCATGGTCATGACCTTCAGGGCCGTCGGCTGGAACCTGCGGATCTTCTTCTTCAGGGCCTTGGAGGCCTTAATACGGCACAGCTTGGGCACGGGGGACAGGAGTGGCCCCGAGCTGACCGGGGCCTCCTGGGTCCAGGCCAGCTCCGCATGCCCGGCCGCCACATAGCCCAGTGCCAGGTCACAGTCCCTGCTCTGGGCGCCGCCCTCCTCGTCGCTGCTGCTGGACTCACGGTCTCCGAATCGGTTGGTGGTGTGGTCACTGGACTCTCCCTCGCTGGTCTCCGGGATGACTGACGGGAACCGCGGGTCACACTCGGCCGAGTGCTTGGAGGGCTCTGAGTCGCTCCTGGTGTAGGCGTCCTGGCGGACCAGTGAGGGACGGCCCCGGGCCAGTGGGCCACCTGCTCTCCTGGCCACGGGCCTGGGGGGCCCCAGGTTAGACTCAGGACAGCTGGCCAGGCGGGCCCGGGCCGAGATCTCCACGGTGGACTGCCAGCGGCGATGCTTCCTCCTGGCCACTGAGGTGAGCAGTGACGCCTCAAAGGGGAACAGGGCTTGGGCTGAGGTCCGGTGGCTCTCCTGCGGGGCCACTGCCAAGGGGACGAGGACAGGCATGGGGTAGAGGGTGGACTCAGAACAGGAGCGCCCGGGTGCCTCCCAGGCCAGGGCTGGCCTCCGCTGGAGCCCGCCCCTCCCTGTGGGCCAGTGGGCAGGGTCCCACTCCAGGGATGGCTGGGGGGCTGCATGGGCTCCCTCAGGCCTGTCCAGTAGAAGCAGCGGCTGCCTTGCAAACCTCAGCACCTTGTCCATGGGACTTCTCTTGATTTTTTCAGCCTTGCTCTTGGGGGGACCCATTTTCAGGCTGGCAGCAAAGGATGGGTGGGCAAAGTGCCCAGAGGCCGGTGAGGGgctcttgtccagcatcctgGATGGGGATATGATGTTGCCTCGTCCATAGTCCTGAGCTGAGGGTGTCTGCTGGGCCTTTGAGCTGGGAGAAGCCTGCACCATGGTCTCCCTGAGGACACAGCTGTTTGAGGGCTTGGAGCCCTCCTCTGGAAGGCTGCCAGACTGCTGGGGACCCTCAAGGGGCATGTATCCCTGCTGCTGGGGCCCGCCCCTGCCGGCACCCCTGCTCTGAGCTGGCCCTCCCTCGTCCTCCCTCCCTGGGGCGAAGACCAGCAGTCGCCCTCCACCGTCTGTACTCCAGCCACCCTGCCTCTGTGGAGATGGGGACGCTGCATGCCTTAGAGGTCCCTGTTCTCCCTCGCTACCCTTTGCTGGGGTCTCCCGGCCCCACAGATGCAGCAACCTGTCGATATAAGCTCTGGCCCTGGCCGGGCCAGCCTCGAGGACCGGCCCAGTCTGGATGGTGTTCAGACCTGCGGGGCCCCTGGGGCTCTCCCTAGGGAACGAGGGGCCACCTCTCTGTGGGGTTTCCTTAGTCAGGACAAACAGGGGGCTCTGTAGAGCCACGGCGTGCAGGGGGCTGGGGTACGGGTACACCTCCCTGCCGCCCTGGGACACCAGGTCCTGCCGATACTTGGGGTCCGGCACGTGCAGCGGGATATCCACCCCCTGGCAGAGGAGCCCGAGGAGCTCGGCGTCCGCGCTGGCTTTCTGGAGCCCCGTGTCCGCCGGCAGGGCTCTGTCAAGATCACCTGGGAGcgagaaaaatgaacaaacacgTAACTACGGAGACGATTTAGTGCACTGTTGATTTCATTTCATGCGTGGCAGCTGGGATGGAAACGCTGCTCATTCACTGCTTCGAGGAACTCCTGGGTCCCATGGGAGACGGCGACTCACAGTCACTGAGGTCCGCGTGTAGACACAGGGCGCGGGGCAGACGGGAATGCGTTTAAGACACTGGGCGCGGGGCAGACGGGAATGCGTTTAGACACAGGGTGCAGGGCCTCATTTGCATTTAGACACAGGCGTGGGGCCCGTCTGCATCTAGACACCGCACAGGGCCGTTTGCGTGTAGACACAGGGTGCGGGGCCGTTTGCGTGTAGACACAGGGTGCGGGGCCCTATTTGCGCCTGCAGCGCGGCCCCCTCAGCCTGTTCTGATCCTGCCCGTTGCGGGAGAGTGCATGGGCAGGGAGAATCGCCAGTTCAGCGCCCTCATTTCCCTGAGGGCTTGGAGGCTGAAGAGGCCCCGCAGCAGTGGGATGGAGCCCCAAGGGAGGCCAGGGGCATGAAGCTGGTCCCTGCAGATGCCCTGGAGGAAACCACGGGGCTTCTCAGTAAGAAAAGACCAAATGGTTATTACTAAACCAGGCCTtgtattagaaataaaacaaggCCAAAAATGACATCTGTGCCTTTGGAGACAGTCTGAAGACAACTACAGCCCCTCCTGGGCCAGCGGGTGGGATCCAGGTGTGAGCCCGGTTCTCTCCCCACCAGCGCTTTCAACCCCACTCTCACTCCAAACACCAGTGGATCCAGggtttttgaaggatttttttaagcTTGCTGATGTCCATTTTAAATACAGGGAAAAGTGCTGTGTGTTATTAGAGCTGGTGGTGATGCGCACAGCCGCATTTGGTTCCTGCCTCCATCCAAACCACCACGTGGCCCACGGAGGCCTTCCAGCGTCCCTTAGAGCCTGACAGCGTGCTCCGTGTAGGGTCCCCGGCTCTGCCCTCAGCAGCTGGGGACTGCACTCTGCCATCCCCTGTGCCTGAGATGAGACCCCCACCTTCCCTGGCAGTTTCTTACCTGTAGACACAGGCCTGGGCCAGAATGTGCCCCACGGCTGGCCTGCATCCTCCACGCTCCCTGGGGGCCTGGCGCCCTCCTCGGTAGCCTGGGGTCTCCACGCTGGCACAGTAGTCTCATCAACCGACCGGGGCCTCCAGTCCCCCATGCTGGGCCTGGCCTTGTGGGCCTGGGCCACAGGCAACAAACTGCCCAGCGAGGGAGAGATGTGGTCACTGCAGACGGAGGCACAGGACGTGGACAGGGAGCAGGATCCACCGTCGCTCATCTCGTAAAAGCCTGGACGGAGCAGACAAGGCAGGTCAGTGACCCCCATCCAGAAAAGCCCAGGGCCCCCTCTCCTCCTGAGCTTGTCACGGCACAGGTGGGCCCAGGGGAACCCCTGAGCTGAGGCTACCGGAGGCTGTGTGCCATCGTCCACACGGCCGGCCTGGGAGAGAGTGGCTCAGGTGAGAATGTTCAGGATTCTTCCCAGGAGCTGCCAGTGGGTTGGTCAGAGCCCACTCCACCTGCACTCTGCAGCCCTGGCCCTCCCTCTTCCTGGCAAGTGGTGCCTTTAGTCCTGGGTGGTCGA is part of the Homo sapiens chromosome 6, GRCh38.p14 Primary Assembly genome and encodes:
- the DACT2 gene encoding dapper homolog 2 isoform b (isoform b is encoded by transcript variant 2), with protein sequence MGDWRPRSVDETTVPAWRPQATEEGARPPGSVEDAGQPWGTFWPRPVSTGDLDRALPADTGLQKASADAELLGLLCQGVDIPLHVPDPKYRQDLVSQGGREVYPYPSPLHAVALQSPLFVLTKETPQRGGPSFPRESPRGPAGLNTIQTGPVLEAGPARARAYIDRLLHLWGRETPAKGSEGEQGPLRHAASPSPQRQGGWSTDGGGRLLVFAPGREDEGGPAQSRGAGRGGPQQQGYMPLEGPQQSGSLPEEGSKPSNSCVLRETMVQASPSSKAQQTPSAQDYGRGNIISPSRMLDKSPSPASGHFAHPSFAASLKMGPPKSKAEKIKRSPMDKVLRFARQPLLLLDRPEGAHAAPQPSLEWDPAHWPTGRGGLQRRPALAWEAPGRSCSESTLYPMPVLVPLAVAPQESHRTSAQALFPFEASLLTSVARRKHRRWQSTVEISARARLASCPESNLGPPRPVARRAGGPLARGRPSLVRQDAYTRSDSEPSKHSAECDPRFPSVIPETSEGESSDHTTNRFGDRESSSSDEEGGAQSRDCDLALGYVAAGHAELAWTQEAPVSSGPLLSPVPKLCRIKASKALKKKIRRFQPTALKVMTMV
- the DACT2 gene encoding dapper homolog 2 isoform X1 gives rise to the protein MSDGGSCSLSTSCASVCSDHISPSLGSLLPVAQAHKARPSMGDWRPRSVDETTVPAWRPQATEEGARPPGSVEDAGQPWGTFWPRPVSTGDLDRALPADTGLQKASADAELLGLLCQGVDIPLHVPDPKYRQDLVSQGGREVYPYPSPLHAVALQSPLFVLTKETPQRGGPSFPRESPRGPAGLNTIQTGPVLEAGPARARAYIDRLLHLWGRETPAKGSEGEQGPLRHAASPSPQRQGGWSTDGGGRLLVFAPGREDEGGPAQSRGAGRGGPQQQGYMPLEGPQQSGSLPEEGSKPSNSCVLRETMVQASPSSKAQQTPSAQDYGRGNIISPSRMLDKSPSPASGHFAHPSFAASLKMGPPKSKAEKIKRSPMDKVLRFARQPLLLLDRPEGAHAAPQPSLEWDPAHWPTGRGGLQRRPALAWEAPGRSCSESTLYPMPVLVPLAVAPQESHRTSAQALFPFEASLLTSVARRKHRRWQSTVEISARARLASCPESNLGPPRPVARRAGGPLARGRPSLVRQDAYTRSDSEPSKHSAECDPRFPSVIPETSEGESSDHTTNRFGDRESSSSDEEGGAQSRDCDLALGYVAAGHAELAWTQEAPVSSGPLLSPVPKLCRIKASKALKKKIRRFQPTALKVMTMV
- the DACT2 gene encoding dapper homolog 2 isoform a (isoform a is encoded by transcript variant 1), with translation MWTPGGPPGSAGWDRRRLGARLRAAFAGLQELQGLRATQQERVRGALALQPPPAPAAPCGPHGLHGPEQQLEAALAALQEQLSRLRQQDIGLKTHLDQLDLQISKLQLDVGTASGEALDSDSRPSSGFYEMSDGGSCSLSTSCASVCSDHISPSLGSLLPVAQAHKARPSMGDWRPRSVDETTVPAWRPQATEEGARPPGSVEDAGQPWGTFWPRPVSTGDLDRALPADTGLQKASADAELLGLLCQGVDIPLHVPDPKYRQDLVSQGGREVYPYPSPLHAVALQSPLFVLTKETPQRGGPSFPRESPRGPAGLNTIQTGPVLEAGPARARAYIDRLLHLWGRETPAKGSEGEQGPLRHAASPSPQRQGGWSTDGGGRLLVFAPGREDEGGPAQSRGAGRGGPQQQGYMPLEGPQQSGSLPEEGSKPSNSCVLRETMVQASPSSKAQQTPSAQDYGRGNIISPSRMLDKSPSPASGHFAHPSFAASLKMGPPKSKAEKIKRSPMDKVLRFARQPLLLLDRPEGAHAAPQPSLEWDPAHWPTGRGGLQRRPALAWEAPGRSCSESTLYPMPVLVPLAVAPQESHRTSAQALFPFEASLLTSVARRKHRRWQSTVEISARARLASCPESNLGPPRPVARRAGGPLARGRPSLVRQDAYTRSDSEPSKHSAECDPRFPSVIPETSEGESSDHTTNRFGDRESSSSDEEGGAQSRDCDLALGYVAAGHAELAWTQEAPVSSGPLLSPVPKLCRIKASKALKKKIRRFQPTALKVMTMV